The window CCGCGGCCATGGCGGACTGCGCCGCGGGCAGCAAAGGCGTGGGGCCGGGAGTGAAGAGCCGGGTCTTTCGCAGCATGGCTACCTGAGGCGCAGGTTCTGCCAGTTTTCCGGGACGGCGGAGATGATGCGCCGGTCCTTGACGAACAGCACCACGCCGGAAGCAGGATTGTCGCGCTCGCGGACGATGAGCAGGCCGTCGCCGTCGGGGTTGTCGGGCGGGCCGCCGACCCACACGATGGTGCTGAGGATCCCTTTGGGCACGCGGGCGGCGATGGCCACCTGCGGGTACGTGGCGTCGTAGACGTTGAAGCCCTGAGCCAGCAGGATGACGCGCCGGGTGTTATCGTTCTGGTCAACAAGGACGTAGCCGGCGTCCCGCGGTCCGCCGGTGCCGGAGAAATCGCCTTCGACGCGGCCGCTCACCGTTTCGCGATTGCCGCGCAGCCAGGAACGGCCGGCCGGGTCGAAGTCGTCTTCGCCGGCCAGACGCCACCGGGCGGTTCCGTCCTGCCGCCGTTCGTAGATGCCCGCCATCTGGGGCGCATCTGCCGGCAGCACGCCTTCGGGCAGCGAGCCCTGCGCGGCTTGCACTTCCGCGGGCTCAGAACCCGGCGGATTGTAGGTGGCCGAGACGACGGCGGCGATGGCGGCAATGGCGCCCACGGCTACGGCCGTGCGCGTCACCCACTTGCGCTCGCCCTTGATGGCCGCGACCTTCACCTTCTCCGCGCCCGGCATGTCTTCCAATTGGCGGGCCAGGACGGCCAGCGAGTCGATGTGGTTTTCCAGATGGCGTGCGGTGAAGGGGCCGGGGATGGAGAGCTCGCTCAGCTCCATGGCGCCGGTGCTCACGGTGAGGAAAGTCCCGCTGCCGCACATCAGCCGCTGCAGATGGGTGATGACCGGTTTGCCCCCCACGAACATGCGGGCCTGCGTGGGGTGGTCGCTGCGGGTGGTGAAGCGGGCGTCGAACATCTCGTCCGGGGTGCGCACGACCACGCGGCCCTCGGTGGCGCGCGCGCCTTTGGGCACCACCGACAGGGTGAAGCTGGCCGGGGCCTCCATGCGCACCATGACCCCGGGCGTGTTCTCTTGACGGGAGAAGCGGATCACCGTGGGCAGCTTGCCGGAGTTGCCGGAGACCACCAGGTCATCGCCGTCGCGGAAGATCTCTCCCTTCAGGCGCCTGGCCAGGACGGCGGCGTCGGCCTTGAGCTCCTCGTAGCCGGCATAGGTCTGCCGGGTCTTCATGGAGTGCAGCAGAGCGCCGACGACGGCGACCACGAGCACGATGGCGAACGCAATGGCGATGGGCGACATAAGGACGAGCGCTTTCCGAGCGCATGATACCCCGGGGAAGGAGGCGAAGCAACGCGCGGCATCAGGGACGACAAGGCGGAGAAGCCGGGCGGGAAGGGGGCAGCACGATTGGGTAATTTTGTGATTTGGTAATTTGGTGATTTGGTGATTGAAGGGCCCAAGATCCCGGCGCGGTGAAATCAACGAGGAGGGGGATTGAGGGTTCGGTCACTCACGGCAGGGCGAACTCACTAGAGCGTGCAGCGTGCTTCAGAGATGATATGTGACTCCCGCGAAAGCGTCCCTCAGTGGGACCCCGTAACGGCACGGCTGAAGCCGTGCCCTTTCAAAGCCAGCAGGTCGCCAATTCGTCCAATCGTATAATCGCGCCATGGGCCTCTCCGATCAGATCCAGAACGACATGACCGCGGCCCTGCGGGCGCGGGACGAGCGGCGGCTCTCCTGCCTGCGCATGGTGAAGACCGCGCTGAAGAACAAGGAAGTGGAGAAACGCGGCAAGCTCGACGACGCCGAGGTGCAGCAGGTGCTGGCTACGCTCATCAAGCAGCGCAAGGACTCCGTGGAGCAGTTCACCAAAGGCGGGCGAGCCGACCTGGCGGAGAAGGAGCAGGCCGAGATCGGCATCATCGAAGGCTACCTGCCGAAAGCCGCGGGCGAGGCGGAGATCACTGCGGCCGTGCGCGCGGTGATGGAGGAGATGGGCGCGGCGTCAGGATCACCGCCGGGGATGAAAGACATGGGCGCGGTGATGAAGAACGTCATGGGCAGGTTCCAGGCCGCGGGGACGCGCGTCGAGGGGAAGACGGTCAGCGAGATCGTGAAGCGGGAGCTGGGCGGGAAGTAAGGCTCTTCGCCGCGGATGAACGCGGATAGACGCGGATCAGGATTGGTCCACAAGTCTCAGTGCGCGCCCGACCCGAAGGAACAAGTTCAGCAGATAGACAACCGGGAGCAAGTACCAGTATTTGCGTCTAAGGTAGAGTGAAAGAAAGCGCTTCGACCAGTCGTCAGCAACGTCTTCGCGCTCCCGGAACTCCGGCCTGAGAGCTTCGTGCACATGATGCCCGAGCTCGTGATAGACAACCTCGCCCACAATCATTTCGCGGATAAGTGGAATTTTCCAGCGCAGAGACCTCTCTGACCCTTGCACGATCCGATCCACAAAGATTTCGACCCAGGCAGGTTGGTTGTTCCTCTTGTGATGATACGCACCGCGCGCATCACTCACACGAAACTTCCTCCCGCGTGCCGTCGTGCTTTCCCGTCGACGGTCATGAGAGAGTGCGCTGCTATTCGTCAAGACGATGCAGTCCAAGCCGCGCAGATACTTGGCCGAAACCGCTTCGATGAGCCGTGAGACAAGAATGTACGCATCGAACGGCGGCTCGTACCCGGAGTAGAAATTCTGAATCCGGATGGACCCGGGTTCGGCTGCCGGCTCGTTGTGGACCTCTTGCTTGCTCACTTCAGCGCTCGCACTCGAACTCTTGTGCCCTCGGGCAGCGTGTTTTCCAGCACCACTACGCCATCTCGCACCACGCCGCCGACTTCCTGGGATTTCGGTTTGCCGGAGCCTTTATCCATGGCGTCATTGGCCAGGCGGTCGGCGGCGCGGTTCTGCTCGCGGGGCACGTGCTCGATGGCGAACCAGTCGAGTTGCGCCGCCAATCCTCGCGCCCGCTCAAAGAGAGGTCGCAGCTCAGGGCTCTTGACCTTGTACTGGCCGCGCATCTGGCGGACCAGCAATTCGGAATCGGCGAGCACGCGCAGCGCGCTGTGGCCGTGCGCGCGGGCGTAGTCGAGAGCCGCGATCAGCCCGCGGTACTCGGCGTGATTATTCGTCTGGTGGCCGAGGTACTCGCTCAGCTCGGCCAGTTTCCTGCCGGAGGCGTCCTCGATGACCACCCCATAGGCGGCGGGGCCGGGATTGCCACGGGCACCGCCATCCACGCGGGCGACGAGATGGTCGGCCGGCGGCGCGGCGGAAGGCCTTTCAGCTTCAAACAGCAATCCGGGCTTACGCGCGGGGCGGCGAGACATGGGGGCAGTGTAAAGCAAACCATAAAGGACACGAAGGCAGCACGAAGGATCGGGGACGCTATGTTTGTGGCAGCCCTATCCGCGTTCATCCGCGTGAATCGGCGGCGAAGCTCTTAGCGCCCGTCGGCCAAACGGGTGGCCAGACGCTCGGGCAGTTTGGCGGTCTGAATGCGCTTCTGCGCCCCGGCGATGTTATACGGCACACGGTGGAAGGTGATGCTGTAGTCGGAGGTGTCGAACAGGGCGAAGGCGGCGCGCGGGTCGCCATCGCGCGGCTGGCCGACCGAGCCGGGATTGATCATGTAGCGGGCGGTCTTGCGCAACGGGATCTGGTAGCTCTCCTTCTCGCTTCCCAGGCGGTAGCTGGGACGAATGGTCTCGACCACGTCGGCCTCGAGCGAAAACGCGCCCTGGATGTGGGTGTGGCCGAAGAAGGTGAGCGGGAGCTGGGTGCGCAGCAGGGGCTCGACGGCATCCCGAATCACGATGACGTACTCATCTTCGTCGAGCGGCGAGCCGTGCACGAACTGGGCGTCGGCAAGCGAGTCCAACTTCAGCGGGCCCTGGGGAAGCTGCTTGAGCCACTCCAGGTTCTCCGGCGTGAGCACCTGCTTGGTCCAGAGCGCCGCCAGGCCGGCCACGGGATTGAAGCTCTCGACGCCGGTGACGCCGGAGCAGGCCTTGTCGTGGTTGCCGCGGACGGTGAGGCACTTCAGGGCGCGGCAACGGTCGGTGACTTCGTTGGGAGCGGCGCCGTAGCCCACCACGTCCCCCAGGTTGACGATGGCGTCGTGTGCCGGAGCCGCAGCCATGGCGGCCTCGAAGCCCTCGAGGTTGGAATGGATGTCGGCGATCAGGAGCAGGCGCACGGGGTTGACAGGGTTTCGAGTCGCGAGATTATAAATCACCCCCTCGCAAGAGCCACATGCCCGGCGTCACCTGCGGATGGTTACCTGTGGAGCGCTACGGGGCAGCGTACAAGGTGCCCGGGAGCCACTTCCTCGAGCGGGGGCAGGGCGGCGGCGCACTGGGAAACGCGAATCGGGCAGCGGGGCTCGAAGGGACAGCCCGGCGGCGGCGCGGTGACGGGCGGCACCGTGCCCTCGATGGAGGCCAGCGGACGGCTGCGGTCGGTGCGCAGCGTGGGCACCGCGTTCAGCAGCCCGCGGGTGTAGGGATGCAGGGGGCGCGTGAAGATTTCGGGCGCTGAAGCCGATTCCACCAGGCAGCCCGCATAGAGCACCGCCACGCGGTCGGCGATGCTGGAGACGACCCCGAGGTCATGCGAAATGAACAGCATGGCCAGGCCGAACTTGTGCCGCAGCTCCTTCAGCAGATCCAGGATCTGCGCCTGGACGGTGACATCGAGCGCGGTGGTGGGCTCGTCGGCGATGAGCAGTTGCGGGCGGTTGACGATGGCCATGGCAATCATCACCCGCTGGCGCATCCCGCCGGAAAGCTGGTGGGGATAGTCGCGGGCGCGCTGCTCGGGCTCGGGGATGCCGACGTCGCGCAGCGCCTCGACGGCGCGCTGCGTTGCTTCGTTTCTGACGGCGGACGGCTGACGACCGACGACTGACGACTGCGCATGCGCCAGCACCGCTTCCGCCACCTGGTCGCCCACGCGCATCACGGGGTTGAGCGCGGTCATGGGCTCCTGGAAGATCATGGCGATGCGCGCGCCGCGCACCTGGCGTATCTCTTCCTGCGAGCAGGCGAACAGGTCCTGGCCGTTGAGCGAGGCGCGGCCGCGCACGCGGGCCTGCGGCGGCAGCAGGCGCAGCAGCGAAAGCGCCGCCACCGACTTGCCCGAACCCGACTCGCCCACCAGGCCGAGGGTTTCGCCGGCAGCGATCCCCAGGCTCAGGTCGCGCACCGCCGCGTGCCACGCGCCGGCACCAGGAAATTCGACCGTGAGGTTGCGGACCTCGATCATCGTGGGCACGGTGTCATCCTAGCAGCGCCGGCCCCCAGCCCGGCCACGAGAGGCAGCTCTCCGTTGGGAGGATTTCTCTCCCTCAGGGGCTAAAGCCCACTGTTTACCAGGCCTTGGACGGCACCCTTCGACTTCGCTCAGGGCAGGTTCTGAAGTCACGCCCCTCCGAAAACCGTCCTCAAGACCAGTCCTAGGTACGCCGAACTCGCTACTCGGCACTCGCTACTGTCCGAGAATGATGGGCAGCCCGTTCTTGGGATTCCCAATCACCACCACCTTGCTGTTGCCGCTTTCGGCGAGCTTTTCCGTGGCCTCGATGCCCTTCCACACCAGCAGTTGCTCGCTGATGCCCTGGGCCACGGTGCGCTGGAAGTCGCGGATGCCTTCGGCTTCGATGCGCTTGCGCTCCGCCTCCTGCTTCTCTTTCTGCAGGCGGAAGGACATGGCCAGCGATTCCTGCTCGGCGCGCTGCTTGGCCTCGATGGCTTGCTTGAGGGTGGCGGGAAGCTGGATGTCGCGCAGCAACACCGCCTCCACCACGATGCCGCGCTTGGACAGGTCCCGCTCCAGTTCGGTGCGGATCTGTTCCGCCACCTGCTCGCGGGCGCTGCTGTAGAGCGCATTGGCGGAATGGGCGGCGGTGACGGAGCGTATGGAGGAACGCAGCGTCGGCTCGACCACGCGCTCGATGTAATCCGGCCCGATACTCTGGTAGACCTTGGCGGCCTCGCCGGGAGTGAGATGGAAGATCAGGGAAGTGTCCAAACCGACGACGAGGCCCTCGCTGGAAGGCACGCTGGCCGTTTCCTTGATCTGCTGGGTGCGTACTTCCATGATGTGATTGGCCTTCAGAGGATTCACCAGGTGAATCCCTTCGGGCAGTACGTCGCCGGTCACGCGGCCGAACAGCGTCAGCACGCCCACGTGCCCGGTAGGCACGGTGGCCACCGCCGACCAGAGCAAAATCAAGAGGAACAGTCCGACAACAACGCCGACTACCAGGCGGGCGGCGCTGCCGCCTACGTCCGCCACCCGATCGCGCGAGAACTCAAAGTCCTTCATGTTGCTTCCTCCTCGGGCGCGATTGTATGCGCGAGGCGATGCGGCGGAATGAAAATCGGCACGCCCTGGACCGACGCAAGCGGCTCGCCAAAGCGAGGCAGAGCGCGCCTTGGGATGACATGAAGTGCTTCGGATGCGGATTTTCCCTGGATTTTCACAATCCCAAATGGGCGCAAACCGCGCTCCGAGCGGCTGACAATCACATGGCCCACGCGGACTGCACACTTTCTGCGGCTTCCCCCTGTGGACAGTCTGCAAGTTGTTGAAACTGAAAGTGATACAGGCGCGTCTTTTCTCTTGACTGGATTCGCAGGAAGAGTAGAAAGGCAGCCGTTCTTTGACAGTTTCCTGGTTTCGCCGGTTGGTGGTGAGTCCGGGGCTCGAGCCAGATCACCGCAGTCGCTCTCGAGGTGACAGCGCGGAGGGTCGGTGAGGGTCTAAAGCGAGCCGCTGGTCGAGAGGAACGGGAAGCGAGGTCAAAGGCAAGATAGGACCCCGAGGCGTTGACCGGTTTTCCCGGTTGGCGGTGAGCCCGGAGCCCGAGCTTCAGGGGAAACCCTGACTAAGGATCGCGCGTCGCGACCCGCAAGGAAGCGGCGAAAGCAGGTCGGCAAGGGTCTAACGCGAGCTACTGGCCGAGGAGAACAGGTTCAGCAGAACCTCGGGGTCCTTAGTTTTTATTGACGATTTTTTCATTGAATCATTGACGATTGGTCCGCGGGCAATGGTCAATGAACAAAATGAACCAATCGTCCATTCCTTTATAATCGCCCGCCATGTCTGGGCTTCTCTCTGACCGCCGCGCCTTTCTATCCTTCCTTTCCACCTTCGGTGTGACCTCGACGTTGTTTCCCGGCGTGCTGTGGGCCGCGGCCGAAGGCAAGAAGGAAGTCACCAAGGAAATGATCGCCAATGCCGCTGCGCTGGCCGGCATCGAGATCGCCGACGAGCACAAGGACCTGATGGTCAAGGGCCTGAACGAGCAGCTCGCGAACTTCGAGGCCATCCGCAAGCTGCAACTCGCCAACTCGGTAGAACCGTCGCTGCTGTTCGATCCGGTTCTGCCCGGAATGAAATTCGCGACCGTGAAGCGCCCCATGCGCCTGAGCCCGGCGACCGCCGGCGCTGTGCCCAAGAACCTGGAAGAGGTCGCGTTCTGGAGCGCGCGGCAGCTTGCGGCGCTGGTACGGGCGCGGCGGGTATCCTCGATGGCGCTCACAGAGATGTATCTCGAGCGGCTGAAGCGTTACGACCCGCTGCTCAAGTTCGTGGTCACGCTCACCGAAGACCGGGCCCAGGCGCAAGCCCGGGAAGCCGACCGCGACTTGGCCCGCGGCCGCTGGCGCGGCCCGCTGCACGGGTTGCCCTGGGGCGCCAAGGACCTGCTCGCCGTGAAAGGCTATCCCACCACCTGGGGCGCCAACGGGTTTGAGAAGCAGACCTTCGACGAGGACGCCGAAGTGGTAAAACGCCTGGATGCCGCGGGCGCCGTGCTGGTCGCTAAACTGACCCTGGGCGCGCTGGCCCTGGGCGACGTGTGGTTCGGCGGCATGACCCGCAATCCCTGGAAGCCCGAGCAGGGCTCGAGCGGCTCGTCGGCTGGATCGGCTTCGGCGACCGCCGCCGGGTGCGTGGCGTTTGCCATCGGCTCAGAGACGCTGGGCTCGATCTCTTCGCCCTCGACGCGCTGCGGCACCACCGGGCTGCGTCCCACGTTCGGACGCGTCCCGCGCACAGGAGCCATGGCGCTGGTGTGGAGCATGGACAAGCTGGGCCCCATTTGCCGCGCGGTGGAGGACTGCGCCATGGTCTTCGACGCCATCCGCGGGCCCGACGGTCGCGACCGCACCGTGCGCGACCTGCCCTTCAACTGGGATGCCGCGCTCGATCCCCGTACGCTGCGCGTGGGCTACTTCCGGTCACAGTTCGACCGCAAGCCGCCCAAGGACCGCGAAGAAAAACCGGAGGACAAGGAACGCCGCGAAGAAGCCATGCGTTTAGACATGGCGGCGCTCGAAGTTTTCACCAGGCTGGGCATCAAGCTCCTCGAAGTGGAACTGCCCGGACTGCCGTACGACGCCATGCTTACCATGCTCGAATCGGAATGCGCCGCGGCCTTCGACGAGCTGACGCGCAGCGGCCGTGACAAGCTCCTGGTGGGCCAGAAGGAGAACGACTGGCCAAACATCTTCCGCGTGGCCCGCTTCATCCCGGCGGTCGAATACGTGAACGCCAGCCGCGCGCGTACTCTGGGCCAGCAGGCCATGGCCAAGGTGTTCGAGAAGGTGGATGTAGTGGTGGCGCCCACGACTGGACCGCAGTTGATTGCGACGAATCTGACCGGCCATCCGGCGGTGATCCTGCCCAACGGCTTCCGCACGGACGAAACGCCCACCAGCTTGACGTTCCTGGGAAATCTCTACGGAGAAGCCGCAATGTTGGCCGTGGCCAGGGCGTATCAGGAAGCAACCGAGTGGCATCTACAGCGGCCTAAGCTGGATGAGGCGCTCGAGAAGACAAGAGCAGAAACGAAAAGCTAACCACAAAGGTCACGAAGGGAGCACGAAGGGATTTGACAGGGCCCGCCTCGGCGGGCCCTGCTGTTGGTGACGGCTGACGGAGGTCCTTCGCTCAGGATGAGCGCCCGACGGCGCGGACGCCGCAGAAGCGCGATCACTTCTTCTCGTAGTTCTTCCATTCCGCCATGGTCATGGGCTTGTGGCCCACGGCCTGGGCGATGGACATCTTCCCGTTGGGCAGCTTGCCGTCCCAGTAGAAGTGATAGATCAGGCCGTCGGTCGTGGCCACCAGGTCCGCCACGCCCTTGGCCTGGTCGTCGGGCAGATCCAGCACTTTCACGCGGCCGCCGGCGATCTCGACGGCGTGGTCGTGCCAGTTCTTGTTCCAGGTCTTCAGCGGCATGCCGTTGCGCGTCATCGACTTGGCATAGATCCACTCGATCTGGGAGAGCATGGCGTTGGGCTCGGTGGATTCGTAGATGAGGCACACGATCTGCGGCGGGTCGGGCGCGTACACCTTGCAGTAATGGTGGTAAGGACCGTGCTCCTTGCCATCCACCAGGTGGGGAGCCACGACGTGGACGTCGTAGCCGGTCGAGGGACGGGCCATGGGTGCCTCGGGCGCGGGCGAGGCTGCGGCGACAGGCTGCGCGGTGATGCGGCGGGAGCCAACCAGGACGCCGAGCAGGAAACAGGCGAACAGCAGGACTGCAAAGAGGAAGGTGCGTTTCATGGGATTGCCTCCCCGATGGTCAACTCTTCCGGGTCAGGCGGCCCCTCGCGGACTGGGCGCCTTGCCACGGCGCGAAACCTTAGTCGAAGTGCCGGTGGCCGTCAACTCTCGTCCGGGGCTAAAACCCGCGATTTCTGAAGCAGCCCCTTCGGCACGGTCGCTGCGCTAGTCGGCCTGAAGGCCGACCTACCGAGGCGCGCCCCTCCGAATGCCCAGTGTGATGTTTCGGCCTCGACGCATCGTGCGCTACCCTGAAGGCATCTTTCCCCTAGAGGAGGTGGAACGCACTCATGGCACGCATCGCCGGAATCGAGGGAAGGCAGGCGCCCTGGCTCATCCGCATGGTCATGGGCAAGGTGCGCAAGAGGATGGGCAAGGACCTGACGCCGATGAAAATCCAGGCGCGGGTGCCGCGGGTCTTCTGGGTCAACTTCCTCACCGAGCTGTTGCTGGGCCAGCGGGCGAAGGTCCCTTTGCGCCTGCGCACGCTCATCCAGATCCGCACCGCCGCGCGCGTGGGCTGCCCGTTTTGAATGGATATCAATTCTGCCGTGGGCAGAAACAATGGGCTTACCGATGACGAAATCGCGCGCATCCTGAGCAGCAGTGAAGAAGGCTTCACAGAGCCTGAGCGGCTGCTGTTGCGCATGGCCGACCAGCTCGCTGCGACGCCCGCCAATGTTTCGGAAGATCTCTTCGCGGCATTGCGCCGACACTTCAGCGACGAGCAGTTGATCGAATTCGCGGCCGCCGCCGCCCAGGAGAACTATCGCGCGCGTTTCAATCGAGCCTTCGACGTGGGCAGCGACGGGCTGTATTGTGTAATTCCGACAAGGACCGCAGCCGCGGACGATTGACGGCTGCTTCGTTTACGATGCAAGCTGCACCAGCGGTTGGGACTGTGTGAACTTCCATGCAGCCGTGCGAGCCAAGACGCGCTCAAAGACGGTGGAGACGCCGTCCGCTCTAATCTCAGGAAATTCGTCATAGGTGCGCCCCTCCAGTACCCGGCCGCTTCGGGACTTCTGTTTTCCACCCCACTGTTTGAAGAAAAACGGAACATCCTGTTGGAGGCACTGGTCTCTGATAGAGAGAGCCCACTCGGCCCTCATTAGTCTTGCGCCTGGCCCACTCTCCCCTCCGACAATCACCCAATGGATGCCTTCGAGGTTGATGCGGCCCAGGTCTTCCAGCAGCGGCTCTACGGAGAGAAACCGCACTCGTGCCGGCGCGGCAATGAGCTCAGGGACTCGCGGAAGGCCGTAGCGCCGATCTTCCACACTTACGCCCCACCAGATGTTCGGCATAGCGGCTGCGAAACTCAGACGCGAACTCAACAACTGGCGCAACCGCGTGGCCCGCTTTGTGAGTACCTGAAAGGTATGCCATCTTGCGGCGACCATGACGGAGCAGACGGCCTCGATGTAATCGTCCGGCACGCCATCGTGAAATAGATCGCTCATCGAATTGACAAATACCATTTTGGGCTGCCGCCACTCCAACGGCTCCAAGAGCTTCTCAGGCACCAGCCTCAGGTCGAACCCGTGTTCATAGGGATGGCCGTTTACGCCACGGAATCGCTCCGCAAACCGTTCGGCATAGCAGTGCTTGCAGCCCGGGCTGACCTTCGTGCAGCCGCGAACCGGGTTCCACGTGGCATCTGTCCATTCAATTTTGGAATCGAGCGACATTGACGCCGCCTCCTAAGACATCCCTGGCAAACGTGGTTGGTCTGTGCCGTATGACAGTACGTCTTTCCAAAAGTCGTAGGCTAGTTTATGGCGCGAGAAGAGCGCGAGGTAATAGAGGGGAAGATTCTTCTCGGCTGACCGAACCATCTTCATGTTGTACAACTCTTGCGGCAAGTATCTGAGTGTTTCCATTCGTTCGGCAAATTGTCTAGCAAGGAACTTGGGAAATTCGACGCCTTCCTGTTGCGCTTTAGGCCAGGCGGAACGCCAGCCGCTAGATCCCAGGAATTCGTCAATCTTGCGGGATTCGGCCGTTGTATACAGCGGGTAGTTCAGGTTCGCATCCATGTAGACCGCGAGTAACACAAGAAAATCCACACGCCTCGATGAAATCCTCCTCAATGTCTCGAACTTGATTCCGATGTTGAAGGGGTCCACAAAGCACAGGGTCAAGACTTTGTGGCGTTGGGAACCCACCGGGATTTCCTTACAAATCTCGTTTACGCGCTGGTTGCAGTCACCGCGAACAAAGCTCACTTTAGCTGCGGGTGCGGTCTTGGCGACCCTCACCTTCAAAGCGGCAAGAAGATCGTTTCTCTTCTCGCAAAAGATGTACTTGTCGAAGGGATCCTCTACTAACAAAGCTAGTATTGGCGATGCCGCGAGAATGGTATTCGAGTCACGGATACGGCTGTAACCAGAGCCTGCGTACAAATCGACGTAGACTCTCTCATCCCATTTGTTTTTCATCCCTGTCGAAAAGAGTTTGGCGTACATTGCCATCAGGCGGTACTTGTCCTCCGCCCAAGGCCCAACTTCCGGGCATAACAGGCATCTTCGACCGTCACGACTTTCGCCATTTGTTCGCTAGCCTCCGTGGATTATAG of the Terriglobales bacterium genome contains:
- a CDS encoding prohibitin family protein; the protein is MKDFEFSRDRVADVGGSAARLVVGVVVGLFLLILLWSAVATVPTGHVGVLTLFGRVTGDVLPEGIHLVNPLKANHIMEVRTQQIKETASVPSSEGLVVGLDTSLIFHLTPGEAAKVYQSIGPDYIERVVEPTLRSSIRSVTAAHSANALYSSAREQVAEQIRTELERDLSKRGIVVEAVLLRDIQLPATLKQAIEAKQRAEQESLAMSFRLQKEKQEAERKRIEAEGIRDFQRTVAQGISEQLLVWKGIEATEKLAESGNSKVVVIGNPKNGLPIILGQ
- a CDS encoding DUF1264 domain-containing protein, with product MKRTFLFAVLLFACFLLGVLVGSRRITAQPVAAASPAPEAPMARPSTGYDVHVVAPHLVDGKEHGPYHHYCKVYAPDPPQIVCLIYESTEPNAMLSQIEWIYAKSMTRNGMPLKTWNKNWHDHAVEIAGGRVKVLDLPDDQAKGVADLVATTDGLIYHFYWDGKLPNGKMSIAQAVGHKPMTMAEWKNYEKK
- a CDS encoding amidase family protein; translation: MSGLLSDRRAFLSFLSTFGVTSTLFPGVLWAAAEGKKEVTKEMIANAAALAGIEIADEHKDLMVKGLNEQLANFEAIRKLQLANSVEPSLLFDPVLPGMKFATVKRPMRLSPATAGAVPKNLEEVAFWSARQLAALVRARRVSSMALTEMYLERLKRYDPLLKFVVTLTEDRAQAQAREADRDLARGRWRGPLHGLPWGAKDLLAVKGYPTTWGANGFEKQTFDEDAEVVKRLDAAGAVLVAKLTLGALALGDVWFGGMTRNPWKPEQGSSGSSAGSASATAAGCVAFAIGSETLGSISSPSTRCGTTGLRPTFGRVPRTGAMALVWSMDKLGPICRAVEDCAMVFDAIRGPDGRDRTVRDLPFNWDAALDPRTLRVGYFRSQFDRKPPKDREEKPEDKERREEAMRLDMAALEVFTRLGIKLLEVELPGLPYDAMLTMLESECAAAFDELTRSGRDKLLVGQKENDWPNIFRVARFIPAVEYVNASRARTLGQQAMAKVFEKVDVVVAPTTGPQLIATNLTGHPAVILPNGFRTDETPTSLTFLGNLYGEAAMLAVARAYQEATEWHLQRPKLDEALEKTRAETKS
- a CDS encoding ribonuclease HI family protein, whose product is MSRRPARKPGLLFEAERPSAAPPADHLVARVDGGARGNPGPAAYGVVIEDASGRKLAELSEYLGHQTNNHAEYRGLIAALDYARAHGHSALRVLADSELLVRQMRGQYKVKSPELRPLFERARGLAAQLDWFAIEHVPREQNRAADRLANDAMDKGSGKPKSQEVGGVVRDGVVVLENTLPEGTRVRVRALK
- a CDS encoding phage Gp37/Gp68 family protein; the encoded protein is MSLDSKIEWTDATWNPVRGCTKVSPGCKHCYAERFAERFRGVNGHPYEHGFDLRLVPEKLLEPLEWRQPKMVFVNSMSDLFHDGVPDDYIEAVCSVMVAARWHTFQVLTKRATRLRQLLSSRLSFAAAMPNIWWGVSVEDRRYGLPRVPELIAAPARVRFLSVEPLLEDLGRINLEGIHWVIVGGESGPGARLMRAEWALSIRDQCLQQDVPFFFKQWGGKQKSRSGRVLEGRTYDEFPEIRADGVSTVFERVLARTAAWKFTQSQPLVQLAS
- a CDS encoding metallophosphoesterase family protein, giving the protein MRLLLIADIHSNLEGFEAAMAAAPAHDAIVNLGDVVGYGAAPNEVTDRCRALKCLTVRGNHDKACSGVTGVESFNPVAGLAALWTKQVLTPENLEWLKQLPQGPLKLDSLADAQFVHGSPLDEDEYVIVIRDAVEPLLRTQLPLTFFGHTHIQGAFSLEADVVETIRPSYRLGSEKESYQIPLRKTARYMINPGSVGQPRDGDPRAAFALFDTSDYSITFHRVPYNIAGAQKRIQTAKLPERLATRLADGR
- the tcmP gene encoding three-Cys-motif partner protein TcmP; amino-acid sequence: MLCPEVGPWAEDKYRLMAMYAKLFSTGMKNKWDERVYVDLYAGSGYSRIRDSNTILAASPILALLVEDPFDKYIFCEKRNDLLAALKVRVAKTAPAAKVSFVRGDCNQRVNEICKEIPVGSQRHKVLTLCFVDPFNIGIKFETLRRISSRRVDFLVLLAVYMDANLNYPLYTTAESRKIDEFLGSSGWRSAWPKAQQEGVEFPKFLARQFAERMETLRYLPQELYNMKMVRSAEKNLPLYYLALFSRHKLAYDFWKDVLSYGTDQPRLPGMS
- a CDS encoding ABC transporter ATP-binding protein, with product MIEVRNLTVEFPGAGAWHAAVRDLSLGIAAGETLGLVGESGSGKSVAALSLLRLLPPQARVRGRASLNGQDLFACSQEEIRQVRGARIAMIFQEPMTALNPVMRVGDQVAEAVLAHAQSSVVGRQPSAVRNEATQRAVEALRDVGIPEPEQRARDYPHQLSGGMRQRVMIAMAIVNRPQLLIADEPTTALDVTVQAQILDLLKELRHKFGLAMLFISHDLGVVSSIADRVAVLYAGCLVESASAPEIFTRPLHPYTRGLLNAVPTLRTDRSRPLASIEGTVPPVTAPPPGCPFEPRCPIRVSQCAAALPPLEEVAPGHLVRCPVALHR
- a CDS encoding GatB/YqeY domain-containing protein, whose protein sequence is MGLSDQIQNDMTAALRARDERRLSCLRMVKTALKNKEVEKRGKLDDAEVQQVLATLIKQRKDSVEQFTKGGRADLAEKEQAEIGIIEGYLPKAAGEAEITAAVRAVMEEMGAASGSPPGMKDMGAVMKNVMGRFQAAGTRVEGKTVSEIVKRELGGK